The Deltaproteobacteria bacterium genome segment TTTTACGCCTTTGCGGCCCGAACCCCCGGTACAGCCCCCGAGGCAGCCGGCGCGGACAGGACGCCCCCTTCAAAGACTTTTAATTTGGGCTGAAGAACCTCGCTTCCTTGGACGATCATGAGAACCAACGCGGCCCGAAGAGCAAGCAAAAAGTTTTTGGAGGGAGTCTGAGGGAACCGGGGGTCTATGACCCTTTTTCAAAAAGGTTCCCTCAGAGCCTGGCCAGGGCCTCGCCCATACGGCGCAGTCCCTCCTGTATGTCTTCCAGCGAAGAGGCGAAGGTGATGCGCACCGAGGTGTCCTCGCCGAAGGCCTCGCCCGGCACCACGGCAACGCCCGCCTCTTCGAGGAGGTAGGCGGCCATGTCGACCGACCCTTTTATGGTCTTTCCCCCGTACTCCCGCCAGTAGTACCTGGAGAGGTTGGCGAAGACGTAGAAGGCGCCGCCGGGCCTCACGACCGTCACGTCCTTTATGGCCTCCAGTCCCTCCACCATGGCGTTGCGTCTCTTCTCGAACTCTCCGACCCTCTTCTCCACCTCGTCCTGCGGGCCCGTCAGGGCCTCGACGGCCCCCCACTGGCTCATGGAGGCGGGGTTGGAGGTGGACTGGCTCTGGAGCACGGTCATGGCCTTTATTATCTCCTTCGGACCGGCGGTGTAGCCTATCCTCCAGCCCGTCATGGCGTAGGTCTTGGAGAGGCCGTTTATGATCACCACCCGGTCCCTGAGCTCATCGGCCAGCGAGGCTATGGAGACGGCCTTGAGCGAGTCGTAGACGAGTTTTTCGTATATCTCGTCGGAGATGATGAGCACGTCCTTTCGCAGCGCCACCTGCGCTATCTCGGCGAGCTCGTCGGCCGTGTAGACCGTCCCCGTGGGGTTGGAAGGGCTGTTGAGCACGAGCGCCTTGGTGCGCGACGTTATGTACTCGTTGAAGAGGCCCGGGTTGAGCTTGTAGTCCTCCTT includes the following:
- a CDS encoding pyridoxal phosphate-dependent aminotransferase gives rise to the protein MNFLAKRVDNLEESATLAVTARAKALRAEGRDILSFAAGEPDFDTPDNIKLAAVKALREGHTKYTPVGGIPELKDAIIEKFKRDNGLDYERDEILVSCGAKHSFYNLCNVILDPGDEVLIPSPYWTSYPEIVKIAGGDPEIMPTSEKEDYKLNPGLFNEYITSRTKALVLNSPSNPTGTVYTADELAEIAQVALRKDVLIISDEIYEKLVYDSLKAVSIASLADELRDRVVIINGLSKTYAMTGWRIGYTAGPKEIIKAMTVLQSQSTSNPASMSQWGAVEALTGPQDEVEKRVGEFEKRRNAMVEGLEAIKDVTVVRPGGAFYVFANLSRYYWREYGGKTIKGSVDMAAYLLEEAGVAVVPGEAFGEDTSVRITFASSLEDIQEGLRRMGEALARL